One genomic segment of Desulfovibrio sp. UCD-KL4C includes these proteins:
- the dapF gene encoding diaminopimelate epimerase, whose protein sequence is MSQMFGKSVPFYKMQGCGNDFVIIDNRNLGVPVEKMPEWAEKICKRAFGVYADGLLFIEKGSKESGVDFKWQFYNSDGSRAEMCGNASRCVGRLAHALGIAGEQHIFESDAGPIKVQVFPLQEEVKVQLTDPVDVKLNQTIEVDGEKYSYHFANTGVPHIVVQVADVDKIDIKKLGSALRYHKDFAPAGSNVNFVQIDDNDSLIVRTYERGVEDETYACGTGVSAVQVCLNRLGLTDAAVRIKTSGGEILKVIIEGESVFLQGGAELTFSGELFLESLDIDF, encoded by the coding sequence ATGAGTCAGATGTTCGGTAAAAGCGTTCCTTTTTATAAAATGCAGGGTTGCGGAAATGATTTCGTTATAATTGATAACCGTAACCTCGGTGTTCCCGTTGAAAAAATGCCCGAATGGGCTGAAAAAATTTGTAAGCGGGCTTTCGGTGTATACGCTGACGGACTGCTTTTTATTGAAAAGGGGTCTAAGGAATCAGGGGTAGACTTTAAGTGGCAGTTTTATAATTCCGACGGATCTAGAGCTGAGATGTGCGGAAACGCTTCCCGCTGTGTTGGTCGACTCGCTCATGCCTTAGGTATAGCCGGAGAGCAGCATATTTTTGAGTCTGATGCCGGCCCTATCAAAGTTCAGGTGTTTCCGTTGCAGGAAGAGGTCAAAGTCCAGCTTACCGATCCCGTCGATGTGAAGCTTAATCAGACGATTGAAGTTGACGGAGAAAAGTACTCTTATCATTTTGCGAATACCGGAGTACCTCATATCGTCGTACAGGTCGCGGACGTTGATAAGATCGATATCAAGAAGCTTGGAAGTGCTTTAAGGTATCATAAAGATTTCGCGCCTGCAGGAAGCAATGTCAATTTCGTTCAGATTGACGATAATGACAGCCTGATAGTGCGTACTTATGAACGCGGCGTTGAAGATGAAACATATGCTTGCGGAACAGGTGTAAGTGCTGTTCAGGTCTGCTTGAATAGGCTCGGACTTACAGATGCTGCGGTACGTATCAAAACATCCGGTGGTGAAATTCTTAAAGTTATAATTGAAGGCGAAAGTGTTTTTCTTCAGGGCGGAGCAGAGCTTACTTTTTCCGGCGAATTGTTTTTAGAATCATTGGATATTGATTTTTAG
- a CDS encoding phage regulatory CII family protein: MGNSELTKLLQDVVLKNEKPARDVATEINKPYPTLLREINPEDKGAKVGIEELVPLMRSTGSIRPLTRLANIMGYVLVPMDINPGDPDEANYMALDLMDGFGRYSKALKSALQADPKEDLVNIVEQEGFEAITAILTMVHYLRKRAEEEKTKNAPRLAQVS, encoded by the coding sequence ATGGGAAATAGTGAACTTACTAAGCTTTTGCAGGATGTTGTACTTAAAAACGAAAAACCTGCTCGCGACGTTGCAACAGAAATAAACAAGCCTTACCCAACACTTCTTCGTGAAATCAATCCTGAAGATAAAGGTGCTAAAGTAGGTATTGAAGAACTTGTTCCTCTCATGAGATCAACAGGAAGCATTCGCCCGCTAACCAGACTTGCAAATATTATGGGCTACGTTCTCGTTCCTATGGATATTAATCCTGGCGATCCTGACGAAGCAAACTACATGGCTCTTGATTTGATGGATGGTTTCGGAAGATATTCCAAGGCTCTTAAAAGCGCTTTGCAGGCTGATCCTAAAGAAGATTTGGTTAATATTGTTGAGCAGGAAGGCTTTGAAGCTATCACAGCAATTTTAACAATGGTTCACTATCTGCGTAAAAGAGCTGAAGAAGAAAAAACTAAAAACGCTCCCCGTCTTGCTCAGGTAAGCTAG
- a CDS encoding queuosine precursor transporter encodes MNELLWIGFALLDLSLVLVIYKFFGKTGLFGLIVFNLILCNIQVLKIIQLFGMTTTLGNVLYASVFLSTDILSEFHGKKEAQKAVFLGFMILVMAVVYMQLALLFTPSADDFAQPHLEVLFGFLPRLALGSLCAYLISQLSDVYIFHKIKDKYGERHLWLRNNASTLLSQLIDSATFCFIALWGVFPTDVWLEIFFTTYLFKVIVAVMDTPFIYVARKIRCRS; translated from the coding sequence ATGAATGAGTTACTTTGGATTGGATTTGCTTTACTTGATTTGAGTCTTGTGCTTGTTATCTACAAATTTTTTGGTAAAACAGGGTTATTCGGATTGATCGTTTTTAACCTGATATTATGTAATATTCAGGTCTTAAAAATTATTCAGCTGTTTGGAATGACTACTACACTGGGTAATGTTCTGTACGCCAGCGTGTTTCTTTCAACTGATATTTTAAGTGAGTTTCATGGAAAGAAGGAAGCCCAAAAGGCTGTCTTTTTAGGGTTCATGATTCTTGTGATGGCAGTTGTTTATATGCAACTTGCTCTTTTGTTCACTCCGTCAGCGGATGATTTTGCTCAGCCTCACCTTGAAGTTCTTTTCGGGTTTCTGCCTAGGCTCGCGCTCGGCAGTCTTTGCGCTTACCTTATATCACAGCTTAGTGATGTTTATATTTTTCATAAGATTAAAGATAAGTATGGCGAGAGACATCTCTGGCTTAGAAATAATGCTAGCACGCTGCTCAGTCAGCTTATTGATTCAGCTACTTTCTGTTTCATTGCACTGTGGGGAGTTTTTCCTACAGACGTATGGCTTGAAATATTTTTTACCACCTATCTTTTCAAAGTGATTGTTGCGGTTATGGATACTCCTTTTATATATGTTGCACGCAAAATACGTTGCCGTTCATAA